The Etheostoma cragini isolate CJK2018 unplaced genomic scaffold, CSU_Ecrag_1.0 ScbMSFa_3486, whole genome shotgun sequence DNA segment TGTTGTTACTGGTGTTGTTACtggtgttgccatggtaacggGTGTGTGTTTCCAGCATGTTAAGGACATCATCCTCCAGTCCAACCCGCTGCTCGAGGCCTTTGGGAACGCCAAGACCGTTCGCAACAACAACTCCAGCAGATTTGTGAGTAGAAGAAACTTCGGAACGTTCTACGACGTTATCAAAGAACTGCTAACGATATGTTTCACGATATTTTCTCTCATTAATAATTGCTGACACATTTATAAAGTATTCAGAGTACTTCTACTGTGTACTCCCTCTCAGGGGAAGTACTTTGAGATCCAGTTCAGTCGAGGCGGCGCTCCCGACGGAGGAAAGATCTCCAACTTCCTGTTGGAGAAAAGTCGAGTTGTTTCCCAGAATCCTGGAGAGAGAAGCTTCCACATCTACTACCAGGTACTGCATAAAGTACTGCTACCAGGTACTGCATAAAGTACTGCTACCAGGTACTGCATAAAGTAATGCTACCAGGAACTGCATAAAGTACTGCTACCAGGTACTGCATAAAGTACTACTACCAGGTACTGCATAAAGTACTACTACCAGGTACTGCATAAAGCACTACTACAGTACTGCCAGGTACTGCATAAAGCACTACTACAGTACTACCAGGTGCTGCATAAAGCA contains these protein-coding regions:
- the LOC117940848 gene encoding unconventional myosin-If-like codes for the protein MVTGVCFQHVKDIILQSNPLLEAFGNAKTVRNNNSSRFGKYFEIQFSRGGAPDGGKISNFLLEKSRVVSQNPGERSFHIYYQLLGGATSEQRENLGVTTPDYYLYLNQSGTYTVEDMDDRKEFTDTMAAMSVVGLCADLS